The proteins below come from a single Cottoperca gobio chromosome 11, fCotGob3.1, whole genome shotgun sequence genomic window:
- the rims3 gene encoding regulating synaptic membrane exocytosis protein 3, which translates to MVAIVGLSQWSKSTQQLNQQDGGTKKLRSTIRRSTETGIAMEMRNRVTRQGSKDSTDGSTNSNSSDGTFVFPTTRLGPESQFSDFLDGLGPAQIVGRQTLATPPMGDVHVGMVDRGGQLEVEVNQARRLTPKPGSKNTPATYVKVYVLENGICLAKKKTKVVKKNLDPTYQQALLFDESPQSKVLQVIVWGDYGRMDHKCFMGMAQILLEDLDLSATVSSWYKLFPTSSLADPSIGPLTRRLSQSSLESATSPSCT; encoded by the exons ATGGTGGCCATTGTGGGGTTGTCGCAGTGGAGCAAGAGCACACAGCAGCTCAACCAGCAAG ACGGCGGGACGAAGAAGCTTCGCAGCACCATCCGACGGAGCACAGAGACCGGCATCGCCATGGAGATGAGGAACCGGGTGACACGGCAGGGCAGCAAGGACTCGACTGACGGCAGCACCAACTCAAACAGCTCTGATGGAAC GTTTGTCTTCCCTACCACACGCCTCGGGCCTGAGAGCCAGTTCAGCGACTTTCTGGATGGATTAGGACCTGCTCAGATTGTAGGCCGGCAAACATTAGCTACACCCCCCATGG GGGACGTCCATGTAGGCATGGTGGACAGAGGAGGGCAGCTGGAGGTGGAGGTCAACCAGGCCAGAAGGTTGACCCCCAAACCAGGCTCCAAGAACACACCAG CGACCTACGTGAAGGTGTACGTGCTGGAGAATGGCATATGCTTGGCCAAGAAGAAAACCAAAGTAGTGAAGAAGAATCTGGACCCCACCTACCAGCAGGCTCTGTTGTTTGATGAGAGTCCTCAGAGCAAAGTCCTACAG GTAATAGTGTGGGGGGATTACGGACGTATGGACCACAAGTGCTTCATGGGAATGGCCCAGATCCTTCTCGAGGATTTGGACCTGTCTGCCACAGTCAGCAGCTGGTACAAGCTGTTCCCTACCTCCTCTCTGGCAGACCCCAGCATCGGACCCCTCACCAGACGCCTCTCCCAGTCCTCCCTGGAGAGCGCCACCAGCCCCTCGTGCACCTAG